The genomic window GTTATTCGTTTTTCATCGCGCTCATACAACCATACATCCATATAAAACACACCTTCCCGTCTTTCCACCAGATCCCATCATCGCCAGAAGAAAGCCATGGCAACCAGCTTCTCGTCTCGGCTCCTCCATCTCCTCCGACCGTCGCCATTCTCTGCGTCTCTTCGCCCAACGAGAATAAGACCCGAGCGGCGAATCTTCACTTCATTCGCTGGGCCAAGCGAGAATCCCCGGAAGGAGGAAATAGTCGTCGTCGGCGCTGGCATCGCCGGCCTCGCCACCGCTCTCGCTCTCCATAGGTTCGTCCTCTCCCCCTCTCCATCTACTTTGGCCTCAGACGGGCGTCAATTTTACGGAATTGTCACTCCATGGCAGGGTCGGGGTGCGATCGGTGGTGCTGGAGCAAGGGGACTCGCTCCGGACGGGAGGGACCTCGCTGACGCTTTCCAAGAATGGGTGGCGCGCCTTGGATGTccttggagttggagacgaactCAGGAGCAAATTCCTCCAGATCCAACGGTATAGGCAAAACCCTAAAGATCCCATCTTGGATTGCCTTTCTTAATCTCTTTCTAATTCCTCTCCATCGTTTGTGGGGATTTCTGAAACCGTTGATTGGATGACCGCTGTGCAGGCTGGTGATAAGGTCGGAGGATGGAAGGGAGCTCCGATCATTTTCGTTCAAAGAAGAAGCTCCTGGGTAATAAGAGAATTAGTAATACCAGTGATGATTAGGAATTCTTGAATTTTTGGATTGAAGAGTCTCCTGTTATCTTGTCAGGCAAGAACTCCGAGGGGTGGAAAGGAGGGTGCTTCTTGAGACTCTTGCTAGTCGGTTGCCACCGAACACGATATCTTTCTCGTCAAGACTGAAATCTATTGAAAGACAAGGGAGTGAGGGGACTTTACTGGAGCTTGACGATGGCAGACGCGTACTTGCCGAGGTAGATAGCTGGACTCTGAATGTATTAGATTTTTGGGAGTTGAAAAGCTGAGACAATTGGTTTTGGAAAATTATATTGATGGCGTTCTCAAATACTGTTTAGGAAGTGCGATTCGTGGAAGTAAGAGATGCTCAGCGGTTTCCTTATATATGTACTATTAGCTCAATATCCCTTGTTAGATGGTAGCTGCATTTATTTTTTGAAGCTGTTATGAGGAATTTTGTTATTTCCTTATACTATGTCATGGACACAAATTTAATATTTAGTTTTATAGCATGTTTTCATTTAATTATATTGTTGTCGAGTGATAGAACTTTTATCTCTTAATTGATCTCTGTATGCTACGCATAGGCGGAAAAAGGCTCTGATCTCTCGTGAATTTATGTGAAGTTATTTTAGGCTTCTTTGGATAACTTActtttttgtaatttttcaaaatctagttTCGTTTAAAGTTGTTTTTGGTTCATAATTAGAAAAGGTAGCATTATGGAAAGGCAATACTTCTGTTGGATGGACATGCATTATAGCTTGTGGGAGTGGGAAAAATATACTTTTGTATTCAAAATGCGCAGCCTTGTTCATCAGTTCTCATCAGCTGCCCCTCGCAGCTCTGGAAGGGCGTATTTTGCCTTAAATCTTCTTGCATTTTTCATTTTAAAGCTCATAAGGAGGTATTCATCCAATCTTCTAGGCAGAGCAGgcaatcttcttccttttttcttaaTAGTTGGCAAGTTATGATGCTTCATGGGATTTTGGCAGCAGTAATTCGTTCATGCAGCTTTCAGTTAATAGGGATGGTATTCTTCATTGTTTTGTCCAGAGGAGAAAATATTGTTGGCATCTTGAGGTGTCACTTTTGCGGAACATTTGATTTTGGAATTTTGTTTTTATGAATTTTGGCAGTGGAAGTAACTTTTAGCTGCAAACTGTAACACtgcatttagttcttaaacctttCGATGTTTcggatatattattattattattttgtttgACTTATATATATTTCCCCTTTATATTTGTAGTATTGTGatgttgggtttttttttttttccctataaAAAAGAATTATAACTACTAGATTTCAAATCTTCTGCATCATGTTAGTTTTCTATCCAATTAACTCTGgagttattttaattaaaaactcCATAAGCTGGATAGtggaaaaacaaaaggaaaatgGGTGGATAAATAGATGACTAATAGAAATTGAAATGGAGTGAAGAGAACAGAAGGGAAAGGCATTTTCTCAGTTTCTTGCTAAGGTAGTCTAATTTAACTTTTTATATGATGTAAGAATGATGgattatcttttcaagatataGAATAGGACCTTTTTTAGCCATCAAGATTTATGTTATGTAAGTATAAGATTTTTGGGATATATAAGATATTTGAAAATAACTGTTTCTGCTTGAATTGTTTTGGACCATAAACCCTAAACAAGTCTCTatcttccccctctctctctttgtgTGCAAGCATGCGGGTGTGCATGTATGAGTGCCAGTTTCTGCTGAGTATGTTTTATCTAAACGAGCAAAATACTTCTGAAGATATGCAAAATACTTAATTTTTAGCATATatatgatcaaataaaaaagaactAATTACTATTCAGAACTCAGAATATTGGGCATGTGCTTGGTAACAGATTGTAATTGCTTGTGATGGTGTGCATTCCCCAGTAGCAAAATGGATGGGATTTTCAGAGCCGAACTATGTTGGACATTGTGTCTTCCTAGGCCTTGGGCTATATCCTGATGGTCAGCTATTCAAACCAGAAGTGAACTACTTCTACGGAAGGGGCATGCGTGCTGGTTTTGCTCCAGTTTCCTCCACGAAAGTTTATTGGTTCATCACCTTCAATAGCCCATCACCTGGTTTGTTTCCAAAGCTTAGATCATAACATTAATATGCACTTTTTCCATCCATTGCAGTTGTAAGTGATTTGCAGTCTTGATCAACCTCTGAAAtagttctttctttttccttggtAGATAGATAAGTCAATTGGTAGTCTCTGATATTTTCTGAATCATGATTCAATCAAAGATGCAAATATTTGATATTGAGTTGGTGCTTGCATCGTGACTAGCTGTTATAGCATCATGGAGACCAGGCCTGTATTTTTTTTGCATTGAGCATATGTTATATGATTGCTGACATGACTTTCTTTTGTTCATGTGTTTCTATATGTTGTGTCTAGTTAAGTCTTTTTTGTAGTTCATCTGGGTACCACCTTGCAAATGTTGCTTGTTTTGTGTTTGCTCTttcttatcttctcttttgataGGACTGGCTAAATCAGTCGTTACCTTTAGATGGTTGGATGCCTTCCTCTGTGTATTTATGGCCAGCTTTATTGAGCCTTGTttgtatattattttgaaaaaattgaatTGATATTCATACAGAAACTTTAAACATTAAATGTAAACAAGAAGCCTTAATCCATTGTATATGCTGTTATCCTGGATCAGTGTATACGATCCATTGAAAATTGAATACATTATACCTCTGTTTCTTGATCTGAATCAGTCCCTTCGGTAATTGATGCCAATATTCTAGGCCAAGGCAACTTGATACAAGAGAGGTGCTTGCTATGAAACCTCAGAGGCTAGTGCCAAATACTTTCGGAGATTGTAGCTTGAAACGCTATAAAACCAACATACGTTCATATCTACTGTTTTGGTCTCTGGTGATTTATTCATGTTGCGATATCGTTGGAAATCTGACAATGCACGGTTGTGCATATGATATCTAGTTCACAGAAGGAGAGCAACTGTCATCATTACAGTTTATAATTCCCACAATAGTGAGGCCATTAATATTGTGAAACATTGGTGTGAGCTTTAAAGGCGCATTGCTTACCTACCTTTAGGATCATTGGGGTATTGGAAATATCTTCCAACTTTCTATCATTCTATAAAATCAATCCAAGGTTGAAAAAGATGACTCGTTTGGGGTGTCTGGTTCATCAGTTTTAACTACATCCCCTGACTCCATCAATATTGCCTTTAGACTTGCATTCCATATACCATCATGCTATGATACAAAAACTTGGAGGCAAAACTCATTGATTTTGTTTTTTGCTTGGTTGCATGCACAAAAAGATAAGTTAAAATTTGTGGTCAATCACATGCTTGATATGATTTAGCTAGGTTAGAATTTGTCCGCATGAAAAGTGTACTTGGCATTGAAACGAGGACTGCTGCAATGATATGATTTAGCTTATGGACATGGTAGGTGGATTTGTGCGGAAATCTTGGAACTTTTGTTGGCTTGTTGGGCTTATGTTCTTAACTTCTTATTCAATGTGTTTTTCTGTATTATATGGGAATAACAAATGCTTTTGATGTTCTGAAACAGGACCGAGGACCAGCGACCCATATGTTTTGAAGAAGGAAGCTCTTGATCTTGTAAGAAGCTGGCCTCAAGAGCTCCCGGATGTCGTGCAAAGGACCCCAGAAGATGGTGTCGTCAAGACTTCACTAGCCGACCGGTGGCTGTGGCCTGGTTTTAGTCCTCCATCATGGGCAAATGGTGTGGTGGTGATTGGTGATGCATGGCACCCCATGACACCCAACCTCGGGCAGGGTGCTTGCTTGGCTTTAGAAGATGCAGTGGTTTTAGTGAGCAAGCTTCGAGGTGTGATTGGTGGCAGAAGGGAACTGATAGACCAAGTGCTAAGAGAGTACAGCAAAGAGAGGTGGGCTCGTGTATTTCCATTGACCATTCGAGCAAACCTTGTCGGATCTTTGTCGCAGTGGGAAAATCCAGTGTTTTGTTCATTTAGGAACAATATCATGATCCCAAAGTTGGTGAGGCTGGGGCGACTTGTGGAGCACACGAATTTTGAGTGCGAGTCGCTGGAACCAGCAGGATCAGCCTAATCTACTTTTGATACATCCGTGTTTGTGGTCTCCTGTGCTCAACTGGGCAGAGTGCGAGCAAGAAGGTGCATTTCGTCTGCCAATAGGTGATTAGCTAAGTCCAGCCAATAAATGATCTATTGAATTTATAGTTACGGCAAATACCATTTTGGAGACTTCCAAGACACTTTGGGAATTCAGGTAGATACAGTATTCATCGTGTGAGGAGTGCAAGAAAGAAGCCGGATTTGATCTGTAATTGACCCAACGGGCCAGGTAAATCCATGTTGCCCTGGGTTGAAGCTGTACTTTGTAATTTTGACCAGTTGTTATTTATCTGAGATAAGCTATTCTAATCCTTCTAGAACCGTTTATTGTGCTGAGTAGTTTTGCTAAATTCAAGATTAGTTGCCTTTGGTAGTAGTTGAAGTGCCAAACCTGGTGCTTTAAGATTTTTGGTTTTATAGTTTTTTGAGTAATTTTTTTGTACACAATATGCGATGTGAAAAAAATATACCGCCCATCTGATTGGGCTATGTAgccatcattttttaatataCATTTAATGTATTCAGATTTGCTTtctcgtttgaaattttgaatgataaaaatacatcttctcttctaaaaaaattatgacatcccatgATCGTATTATGACATCAtgcagtcaaattatgactttttgttcataatttgatcataaaatattataaaaaaaagagagatatttttatcatttaaaaattttataaattttcaatgacgaaaatattcttctctttttatgacatctgaaaaaaaattaagactttctgtatacagaaagtcataatttgatcacaggatgttataatataactaaggaatatcataattttttcagaataaggggatatttttgtcattcaaaattttaaatgaaaaagcgaAACTGCAAACATTAATGTGCTATTAAATGCGCGTTGGAAAGTAGTGGCCACGTGTTTTAATGTAGTTCGATGGTGCGCTCCACGTCAATTTTATTGCACCGCACAcggtgcacaaagactttttctttTTGAGTAATTTTTTGTACACTGCATGCGGTGTAGAAAAAATACACTGTCCCATCTGATTAGGCCACGTAGCCATCattttttaacatgcatttaatgcctgtaattttgctttttcgttttaaattttaaatgatgaaaatatctcactttttctaaaaaaattatgatatcctgtggtcatattatgacatcctgtggtcaAATTAtggtagaaagtcataatttgacagcAAAATGTCATAAGAAAAGaaggaatatttttatcatttaaaaatttcataaatttttaataataaaaatattttttctctttatgactattgaaaaaaaaattatgactttctatgtgcaagaaatcataatttgaccacaggatgtcataatttttttagaacagAAGGAGTATTTTTGGTATTcaaaattttagatgaaaaagCAGAAGTGCAAGTATTAAATGCGCGTTAAAAAGCAGTGGCCATTTATTTTAATATGATTGAATAGTATGttctacatcaattttattatactGCACACGATGCACAAAAATTTTCTCTTAGTttttttgtgggtgcaagggtTCCATAGTTTTCGAAGTGGCTCTGTCCCATTGATATTAGTAGTTACCGACACAAACGTGACAGTGCATTGTGACTAAAGTTCCTTGCTTTATGTTCAAGGAAAGTGATGCTATACATTTAGGTGGATGCATATTGGCTTATTTGATTCTTGCATGGATTACTTTGTAAATGTATAAACATTAAGTCATACTTGAGAAGTTTTAATTTCTTCTAATATATTCAAACACTTATTGAATTATACGTGGAAAAGTTTCAATTGCCCCCGTGTCTGCATTAATTGCCCTGCAATCTTCATTCAGATACACTTGCCCATTCTCATTTAAGGCAATGTTTAGTTTGATTTTGTGTGAACTATGATGTCATGTTTGATTTTGATCTTTTACGATTATAGGTCAAGAGATCGGATTTTCACATACGTAAGATATTGTCCGCTTTAACTCACGATCATCTTTGGGCTTCAGTGGGCCTTAGGCTTCAATGGATCTTGATCATTTAGAGGCTCACGGTCTCGTCCTTTAAAAAACACTTTATgtggaaaaaaaattctaatctatATAAGCCATACTCTCTCTTGACTCTAACCGATGTGGAACTAAAGAAGTTATCTCTGCACCACAATAGGTCTCATTCccatatttcatattgataataaaagaataaatcatattttctttGGAATCACGATTCAAGAAATAGTGATTCTACTGGTACATAGAAGGATTGATTAGGCCAATGAAAATGGAAATGAATAATCTATTTGATAAAAAaactaattaatattatttataaataaaatagcaataaataatatatttgatatgtaatgGAATTATATCAATTGTTACTTAAAAGTGTACTATATATTATAAACTAGAAAGTGAACTTTGTACAATGCATGCTAAAAGTacagataaattaaaatataaattatgaaatattttaaaataaaattaaacataGTCCAGATGAATATGgaaaattaattagaataaatagatataataaaatatatagaagGGTATGTCAATTAAAAATTGACAAAAAGTAaactaaataaaattatgaaatactaaaaataatattcaaaacaTTAAAAAACTTAAAACtaaagataaaaaatcaaatttcaagtatataattaaatatacaaTATGAACAGGAAAGAAATTAAATTTGAGCAAAATAGAAACAAAGAAAATAGGTGTACAAATCATAAGCCCTAGTAATTAAAGAGTACCCAAATAATTAGAATGCCTCCGAAAGAATTATAGTGATCATTGTTATAAAATTATTTCTATCACtgagttaattatatatttaaaaataataaactaGTTAAATTAAATATTGTAATTGAATTGCTAGTGATTAAACAAAGCGTAAGAGTAGTATTATAGGTGCCTATCTCATGTATAGGAAAAGTTCCTCTTATCGATGCCAAGATGGATCaaagaattattttctcatcgtaGCATTTCTCATATAATTTTAGTCACGGTGTTCTCAGGTTTAACAAATGTACCTGTTCTTCCCATCAAAATGTATCTAGCAGACATAGCCTTTATATTTTGGACAATAGAATCAATTGTAGATGCTTAGATAATTACCAAAGGCTACTGTAGCCCTTGGTATATTCTTGAAATAGCATTAAATCTGGCCTTACCATGGTAGGGATGGTCTCTTCTTATTGCATCAGAAAATTACGCAAGCATGCAGAGTAATAGCTTTTGCGTTGAAAATTGGAAAACAGCGGGGAGCATACTGCATACCGTAGAACGAGGCCATGATTCCACATGGATATCATCCATGCCATCCTCTGAGATTCGTGCATAGCGGATGATGCAGGCCAGAATTTGCTGAACGAATCTTGAACGTTGATGTGGTGACATCTGGAGCCAGTGGAAGATAAGGGGCATATCCGTCAATTCGAGGCTTATAATAGCAGCTTTCGTCGTGAATCAGTTTGAGGCGTTGGCTTACTCGGCCGATTGAAGTCAAACTCGATGTGCCGTGTGCGAAAGCTCTTTACCGTAGTAGCCGCCACCGATACCGACACGATTCACAGATTAAAACAAAAGGATACCGACACCGATCACCTCGCTGGAACGAGGCTATCTACGTTATTTTAGCCTCCCATTAAACGCGGTCCCAAAGCCGTCTCGCCTCCCCTTCCCACGTCTCCCTTATTTATTTCCACCCCCTGcgatctcttcctctctctcgaaACCGTCTTCGTCTCTTTCTTTCCTCATCCCTCCTCTATCTCTTCGTTCTTGATTTTGTTTGGTTCTTTCGAAAAACTAGAAGAGGAGGTATTCGTCGTCTCCAATCTCTTGATCTTTTCCGACGAAAGCTCGTCGATAGTCCCGCCGGGAAGGCCGCCGCCGCCGGAGCAGCAGTTCCTTCGATCTGCCGCCATGAATCCGGAGTAGTAAGTTCTTGAATTTgaaatcgatcttctcgagaattctgttgcagcatccgatgcggAAACTGTTAGTTTTGTTGGTCAATTTTTCGTCTGTGGAGTTGTAGATCAATCAGCTGGGGTTTATGGCGAGATCTCGCTGGACCTCCTGCTGAATTTCTTTGCAGACAAGGATTTTTGTAGTTCTTGAAGGAGATTTGGTCTTGTGTTCTCTTTTTGGATTAGATCGGTGATGTTGACCGGTCATTCAGAGCAGATCCGGTGGTCTGGTTTGAGATCTTACCAGAGTGGTAAATTTTTTTTGGGTCGAGTCTTTGTCTGAGGCTTTGTTGTTACTTATTAGCTTATATGGTGAAATTATAGGAGATATAGAAGAAAAAGATTGATAGACACGGTTGTTGCGTTTGGATCTCGTTATGTGttttttattccttttttatGTAATCTTTTCTTGTTGAAAAGCTAGGATTATTGATTCCAAGTCCTCAGGGATTCATTGGGATAACATAACATGTCGCTATTAGCGGACAGCATGGGTATTTTATACCATATATGGAAACGAGGTATTTGAGTTTGATTGCCCCGGTTGGAGGTTGAATTATAACGTGATTTTCTTTTGACACTTTAGAACATACGTCTATGAGGTGACTGTTTTTTATTTCTGATGTTAAtttcttctattttatttttttggggtgtgtgtgtttgtgtgaaTTAGCAAATGCTAGAATTGAATGAGGCCTTCTAAGGCATGGTACTTTCAATGTATGACTTCCACTACATTAAAGAAGCATATTGTCTATTTGTGTTCTTGAGTGCAGGCTGGCATGCTGTTAGAGCATGTGATTGTATGCAGGAAATGTGGTCTGATGAAATGTTTTTCTTCCCTACAAGTGTCTTGGTCCATCATAGAGGAGACTAATAGCAATTATTGCACGTTGGTGTTCTTTTTGATAcataattgattttgattttttttttttggttaatatACATTCAGCAGAAGTAGAAAATGTAACTTCTGACAGTGTTTAATCTTCATTAATGTTCTAGCATGTATCTCCTTCCCTTTttattttagtattcaatttgagCTTTGTAGATGTCCTTTCTTTTGATATTTCCTTCTTTctggaaaa from Elaeis guineensis isolate ETL-2024a chromosome 4, EG11, whole genome shotgun sequence includes these protein-coding regions:
- the LOC105043756 gene encoding monooxygenase 2: MATSFSSRLLHLLRPSPFSASLRPTRIRPERRIFTSFAGPSENPRKEEIVVVGAGIAGLATALALHRVGVRSVVLEQGDSLRTGGTSLTLSKNGWRALDVLGVGDELRSKFLQIQRLVIRSEDGRELRSFSFKEEAPGQELRGVERRVLLETLASRLPPNTISFSSRLKSIERQGSEGTLLELDDGRRVLAEIVIACDGVHSPVAKWMGFSEPNYVGHCVFLGLGLYPDGQLFKPEVNYFYGRGMRAGFAPVSSTKVYWFITFNSPSPGPRTSDPYVLKKEALDLVRSWPQELPDVVQRTPEDGVVKTSLADRWLWPGFSPPSWANGVVVIGDAWHPMTPNLGQGACLALEDAVVLVSKLRGVIGGRRELIDQVLREYSKERWARVFPLTIRANLVGSLSQWENPVFCSFRNNIMIPKLVRLGRLVEHTNFECESLEPAGSA